A genomic region of Deinococcota bacterium contains the following coding sequences:
- a CDS encoding glycosyltransferase family 2 protein — MTPSGDRSPLVHIVLLNYGGWRDTLECLDSLEGLDYPNCQTVVVDNASPDGSEAELRRARPDLSMIQSGANLGFAGGNNLGIRHALERGAHYVWLLNNDTVVEAASLTKLVETAEAEPSVGMVGSKLLFYDAPDRLQAAGGGRLLAPLGLTTEFGRDARDDGSWDKPLALDHLSGASMLVRREAIEAVGLMDESYFMYREETDWCLRMRFAGWELRYAWGSRVWHKEGRSAGYKSARQDYYVARNMLFLMKRFYPHYLPSALLVSVGRSLLVSRLLRLRFGKARAVMRAYLDFLTGRRGKAPHHDAL; from the coding sequence ATGACCCCAAGCGGCGACCGCTCTCCCCTCGTCCACATCGTCCTGCTCAACTATGGCGGCTGGCGCGACACCCTCGAGTGCCTGGACTCTCTGGAGGGGCTGGACTACCCGAACTGCCAAACCGTCGTCGTCGACAACGCCTCGCCCGACGGCTCGGAGGCGGAGCTTCGCAGGGCCCGCCCAGACCTGAGTATGATCCAGAGCGGCGCCAATCTGGGCTTCGCCGGCGGCAACAACCTGGGCATCCGTCACGCGCTCGAGCGGGGCGCCCATTACGTCTGGCTCCTCAACAACGACACGGTGGTCGAGGCGGCCTCGCTGACGAAACTGGTCGAGACCGCCGAGGCCGAACCCAGCGTCGGCATGGTCGGCTCCAAGCTGCTCTTCTACGACGCGCCCGACAGGCTTCAGGCGGCGGGCGGCGGCAGGCTCTTGGCGCCCCTGGGCCTCACCACCGAGTTCGGCCGGGACGCCCGCGACGACGGCAGCTGGGACAAGCCGCTGGCCTTGGATCACCTCTCGGGGGCGAGCATGCTGGTCAGGCGGGAGGCGATCGAAGCGGTAGGCCTGATGGACGAGAGCTACTTCATGTACCGTGAGGAGACGGACTGGTGCTTGCGCATGCGCTTCGCCGGCTGGGAGCTCCGCTACGCCTGGGGGAGCAGGGTGTGGCACAAGGAGGGGCGCTCGGCCGGTTACAAGAGCGCCCGTCAGGACTACTACGTGGCGCGCAACATGCTCTTCTTGATGAAGAGGTTCTATCCGCACTATCTTCCGAGCGCCCTCCTGGTATCGGTGGGCCGCAGCCTGCTCGTCTCGAGGCTGCTGCGGCTCCGCTTCGGCAAGGCGCGCGCGGTCATGAGGGCCTACCTTGACTTCCTCACAGGCCGAAGGGGGAAAGCGCCCCACCATGACGCGCTCTAG
- a CDS encoding glycosyltransferase family 4 protein yields MSIVIDARMINASGVGTYLQNLLPRVIGARPDKRFLLVGKSSELAAFPWARGAGVSVADCAAAIYSPAEQYRLPRLLPRDTELFWAPHFNIPLLYRGRLLVTVHDAFHLALPQYLGGPHKRLYARALFGAVRHKAAAILTVSNFSKAELLRLTGRGKGQVHVVHLGVDASWFELEASRNPHPRPFLLFVGNVKPHKNLAGLLEAFAQVAATLPHDLVIVGRREGFVTADSAVATRAQALGARVRFTGYLSADSLRQHVIHARALILPSFYEGFGLPPLEAMACGTPVIVSRAASLPEVCGDAALYCDPHAPADIAAKIRTLLTDGALREALRARGRKRAGQFSWDRCAQETLTVLEGVLA; encoded by the coding sequence ATGAGCATCGTGATCGACGCACGCATGATCAACGCCTCGGGCGTCGGCACCTACTTGCAAAACCTCTTGCCCAGAGTAATCGGCGCCCGTCCGGACAAGCGCTTCCTGCTCGTCGGCAAGAGCTCGGAGCTGGCCGCTTTCCCCTGGGCGCGGGGGGCCGGGGTAAGCGTCGCCGACTGCGCCGCGGCCATCTACTCGCCGGCGGAGCAGTACCGGCTGCCGCGCCTGCTGCCCCGGGATACCGAGCTCTTCTGGGCGCCTCACTTCAACATCCCGCTCCTCTACCGCGGCAGGCTGCTCGTCACCGTTCACGACGCCTTTCACCTGGCGCTGCCGCAGTACCTGGGCGGCCCCCACAAAAGGCTCTATGCCAGGGCGCTCTTCGGGGCGGTTCGCCACAAGGCGGCCGCCATTCTCACCGTCTCGAACTTCAGCAAGGCCGAACTGCTCCGGCTGACCGGGCGGGGCAAGGGGCAGGTCCACGTCGTTCACCTCGGCGTCGACGCCTCGTGGTTCGAGCTCGAGGCCAGCCGCAACCCCCATCCGCGGCCCTTTCTCCTCTTCGTCGGCAACGTCAAGCCGCACAAGAACCTGGCGGGGCTCCTGGAGGCCTTTGCGCAGGTAGCGGCGACGCTGCCGCACGACCTGGTGATCGTCGGCCGGCGCGAGGGCTTCGTCACGGCCGACAGCGCGGTCGCGACCAGGGCCCAGGCGCTCGGCGCGCGCGTTCGCTTTACCGGCTACCTGAGCGCCGACAGCTTGCGGCAGCACGTCATCCACGCGCGCGCGCTGATCCTGCCCTCCTTTTACGAGGGCTTCGGCCTGCCGCCGCTCGAGGCGATGGCCTGCGGCACGCCGGTGATCGTCTCGCGCGCGGCGTCCCTGCCCGAGGTCTGCGGCGACGCCGCGCTCTACTGCGACCCTCACGCCCCCGCCGATATCGCCGCCAAGATTCGCACGCTGCTGACGGACGGCGCTCTGCGCGAGGCGCTGCGCGCGCGTGGGCGAAAGCGGGCGGGGCAGTTCTCGTGGGACCGCTGCGCGCAGGAGACGCTTACGGTGCTCGAGGGGGTATTGGCGTGA
- a CDS encoding glycosyltransferase family 4 protein yields the protein MRVAVVHDWLVTYAGAERVLEGILELLPQAELYSLVDFLPEAQRGFIHHKPVHTSFIQGLPLARRHYRHFLPLMPLAVEQFDLSSYDLVLSSSYAVAKGVITGPDQLHLSYVHSPARYAWDLQHQYLRESGLERGVKGALARVLLHRLRLWDARTANGVDGFMANSRFIARRIWKIYRREATVIHPPVNVRDFALRRDKEDFYLTASRLVPYKKIDLIARAFAGLPDKRLVVIGEGPELTRVRAAAGPNVTLLGYQPFEVLRDHMQRARAFVFAAEEDFGIVPVEAQACGTPVIAYGKGGVLETVRDGVTGLLFHAQTVAALQDAVARFEAARQDFRPEAIREHAGGFAEERFRDKLAAYLESSYASWQRERDGAG from the coding sequence CTGCGCGTCGCCGTCGTCCACGACTGGCTCGTCACCTATGCGGGCGCGGAGCGCGTGCTCGAGGGGATCCTCGAGCTCCTGCCCCAGGCCGAGCTCTACAGCCTGGTCGACTTCCTGCCCGAGGCGCAGCGCGGCTTTATCCACCACAAGCCGGTGCACACCTCGTTCATCCAGGGGCTGCCGCTGGCCCGGCGCCACTACCGCCACTTCCTGCCGCTCATGCCCTTGGCGGTCGAGCAGTTCGACCTGTCTAGCTACGACCTCGTCCTGTCGAGCTCCTACGCCGTGGCCAAAGGGGTCATTACCGGCCCCGACCAGCTCCACCTCTCCTACGTCCACTCGCCGGCCCGCTATGCCTGGGACCTGCAACACCAGTACCTGAGGGAGTCGGGACTCGAGCGCGGCGTCAAGGGGGCCCTGGCCCGGGTGCTCCTGCACCGGCTGAGGCTGTGGGACGCGCGGACGGCCAACGGGGTCGACGGCTTTATGGCCAACTCCCGCTTTATCGCCCGGCGCATCTGGAAGATCTACCGCCGCGAGGCCACGGTCATCCATCCGCCCGTCAACGTCCGCGACTTCGCCCTGCGGCGCGACAAGGAGGACTTCTACCTGACCGCTTCGCGGCTGGTCCCCTACAAGAAGATCGACCTCATCGCCCGAGCCTTCGCCGGGCTGCCCGACAAGCGCCTGGTGGTGATCGGCGAGGGACCCGAGCTGACCAGGGTCAGGGCGGCGGCGGGGCCGAACGTCACCCTCCTGGGCTACCAGCCCTTCGAGGTCTTGAGGGATCACATGCAACGCGCCCGCGCCTTCGTCTTCGCGGCCGAGGAGGACTTCGGCATCGTGCCCGTCGAGGCCCAGGCCTGCGGCACGCCGGTGATCGCCTACGGCAAGGGCGGCGTCCTGGAGACGGTCAGGGACGGCGTGACCGGGCTGCTGTTCCACGCCCAGACGGTGGCCGCGCTCCAGGACGCCGTGGCGCGCTTCGAAGCGGCGCGGCAGGACTTCAGGCCCGAGGCGATTCGCGAGCACGCCGGCGGCTTCGCCGAGGAGCGCTTCAGAGACAAGTTGGCGGCCTACCTCGAGAGCTCCTATGCAAGCTGGCAACGCGAGCGGGACGGCGCGGGCTGA
- a CDS encoding O-antigen ligase family protein, translating to MNRSRRLGVWGLWGLLSLVAAALLPVLALASSVLAGWLAGWLCRGRRLASLGFTAALFGAMLPAALLAPYPSALRLPFLPAPRLERANLVANSEKAGLWAGRGFRLVGRVAAPPQATNAEADCLELAPAPHSYATPSAEVALAPGVYEVTGSLYLRSYAPSADGRQVHLQAGGFAVHSPPSGHTLTSDWQRVTHSNLVTVDSSSTLLLLLVNHDVTRPLAVCVTGAQLELGGETTPYLSALEGISRQRRGGLDRAVTALVVLGAAGLSVLAVGGWHVLWQAATRTGLIQGLSPLALALGGWALAQRWGLFFPALERATGFTFHPNVFGGQLAVLGLLALATARSWPLRLMAVAGAAAGILATGSRGALLAYLLGVALWAATAKPRSSRLLLTATLITVARITVALIVALTVAAVLALTFGSLEPLDRLQFGVAGRTRMEVYAASWQLISASPVFGWGLGSASDQLLRVLWDSNPQTYAHAHNLVLQFGLEFGLVGLAGLGLALYLLLRTLLAHRARHALPALAALFVSNLFDYTLGAPELYVLALVLVGAAMTRPALSR from the coding sequence GTGAACCGCTCGAGGCGCCTGGGCGTGTGGGGCCTCTGGGGACTCCTCAGCCTTGTCGCCGCGGCGCTCCTGCCCGTCCTGGCCTTGGCGAGCAGCGTGCTGGCCGGTTGGCTGGCTGGTTGGCTATGCCGCGGGCGCAGGCTCGCTAGCCTCGGCTTCACCGCCGCCCTTTTCGGCGCGATGCTGCCGGCGGCGCTGCTGGCGCCCTATCCCTCGGCGCTCAGGCTGCCCTTCTTGCCCGCACCGCGGCTCGAGCGCGCCAACCTCGTCGCCAACTCGGAGAAGGCCGGGCTGTGGGCAGGGCGAGGTTTCCGCCTCGTCGGCAGGGTGGCCGCGCCCCCGCAGGCCACGAACGCCGAGGCCGACTGCCTCGAGCTCGCCCCCGCGCCGCACTCCTACGCCACGCCGTCCGCCGAAGTGGCGCTGGCCCCCGGGGTCTACGAGGTGACCGGCAGCCTCTACCTGAGGAGCTACGCGCCTTCTGCAGACGGTCGGCAGGTCCACCTGCAGGCGGGCGGCTTTGCGGTCCACAGCCCGCCCAGCGGCCATACCCTCACCTCGGACTGGCAGCGGGTGACGCACAGCAATCTGGTCACGGTCGACAGCAGCAGCACCCTGCTCCTGCTCCTCGTCAACCACGACGTGACGCGGCCGCTAGCGGTCTGCGTCACGGGCGCGCAGCTCGAGCTCGGCGGCGAGACCACGCCCTACCTGAGCGCCCTGGAGGGGATAAGCCGGCAGCGCCGCGGCGGGCTCGACCGCGCCGTCACCGCGCTCGTCGTCCTCGGCGCCGCCGGCTTGTCCGTGCTGGCCGTCGGCGGCTGGCACGTACTCTGGCAGGCGGCGACGCGCACCGGGCTGATCCAGGGCCTGAGCCCCCTGGCCTTGGCCCTGGGCGGCTGGGCGCTCGCGCAGCGCTGGGGCCTGTTCTTTCCCGCTTTGGAGCGCGCCACCGGCTTCACCTTTCATCCCAACGTCTTCGGCGGCCAGCTCGCGGTGCTCGGCCTGCTGGCGCTCGCTACGGCCCGGTCCTGGCCTCTTCGCCTCATGGCCGTGGCCGGAGCCGCCGCCGGGATTCTGGCCACGGGCTCGAGGGGCGCGCTCTTGGCCTATCTGCTCGGGGTAGCGCTGTGGGCCGCGACCGCCAAGCCGCGCTCGAGCCGGCTCCTCCTCACAGCCACACTCATAACGGTCGCACGCATAACGGTCGCACTCATAGTCGCGCTCACAGTCGCGGCCGTGCTCGCGCTGACCTTCGGAAGCCTCGAGCCCCTGGACCGCCTCCAGTTCGGCGTCGCCGGGCGCACCAGGATGGAAGTCTACGCGGCCTCCTGGCAGCTCATCAGCGCGAGTCCCGTCTTCGGCTGGGGGCTGGGCAGCGCCTCCGACCAGCTCCTGCGGGTCCTTTGGGACAGCAACCCGCAAACCTACGCCCACGCCCACAACTTGGTCTTGCAGTTCGGCCTCGAGTTCGGCCTGGTCGGCCTCGCCGGGCTGGGCCTGGCCCTTTACCTGCTCTTGCGAACGCTGCTCGCCCATCGGGCCCGGCACGCCCTCCCGGCCCTGGCGGCGCTCTTCGTCAGCAACCTCTTCGACTACACCCTGGGCGCTCCAGAGCTCTACGTCCTCGCGCTGGTCCTCGTCGGCGCGGCCATGACGCGTCCGGCCCTGAGCCGGTAA